One stretch of Gouania willdenowi chromosome 16, fGouWil2.1, whole genome shotgun sequence DNA includes these proteins:
- the gtpbp10 gene encoding GTP-binding protein 10: MVYVSRVFLRKYGNFVDNLRFYVHGGSGGMGLPRLGGRGGNGGDVWVVASKNVTLKRVKEQNPGKRLVAGVGQNSSIRALKGEKGKNVELLVPVGIIVTNDNGQVLGHLNAESDRVMVAKGGSGGSFHSAFQPHKGQAKHIRLDLKLIADLGLVGFPNAGKSSLLTALSNATPQIASYAFTTLRPEIGKVMYPDHKQISVADLPGLIEGAHMNKGMGHKFLKHVERTKQLLFVVDVSGFQLATKTAFRSAFEAVQLLTKELELYKEELLTKPALLVVNKMDLPEAEEKLEKLKEQLQNPEDFYDQLPEDMIPKNYLTFKHIIPVSTITGLGIDHLKSSIRQSLDEDAVKQTEGFHQEKLQTLKSKALQHML; the protein is encoded by the exons ATGGTGTATGTCAGTAGAGTTTTTCTCCGTAAA TATGGAAATTTTGTTGACAACCTGCGCTTCTACGTCCATGGAGGCAGCGGTGGGATGGGGTTACCACGCCTGGGTGGAAGAGGAGGAAACGGAGGAGATGTTTGGGTGGTGGCTTCAAAGAACGTGACCTTGAAGAGGGTCAAGGAGCAAAACCCAGGGAAACGCTTGGTTGCTGGGGTTGGGCAGAACAGCAG TATTCGAGCTCTGAAAGGAGAGAAAGGAAAGAACGTGGAGCTCTTAGTTCCTGTTGGAATCATTGTCACCAATGATAATGGACAAGTACTTG GTCACTTGAACGCAGAGTCAGACCGTGTGATGGTGGCAAAGGGAGGAAGCGGCGGCTCCTTCCACTCTGCGTTCCAGCCTCATAAAGGTCAGGCTAAACACATCAGGTTGGATCTCAAACTCATCGCTGATCTGGGCCTTGTGGG GTTCCCAAATGCAGGAAAGTCCTCTCTTCTGACGGCTTTATCTAACGCCACACCACAGATTGCCAGCTACGCCT TCACAACTCTAAGGCCAGAGATTGGCAAAGTGATGTACCCTGACCACAAACAG ATTTCTGTGGCTGACCTCCCAGGGCTGATTGAAGGAGCCCACATGAATAAAGGCATGGGCCACAAGTTTCTGAAACACGTGGAGAGGACGAAGCAGCTACTGTTTGTG GTGGATGTTAGCGGTTTCCAACTCGCAACCAAGACGGCTTTCAGGTCAGCCTTCGAAGCCGTGCAGCTTCTCACAAAG GAGCTGGAGTTGTATAAGGAGGAGCTGCTAACAAAGCCTGCGTTACTGGTGGTCAATAAAATGGACTTGCCAGAAGCTGAGGAGAAACTGGAAAAGCTAAAGGAGCAACTACAAAACCCTGAAG ACTTTTATGATCAACTCCCTGAAGACATGATACCAAAGAACTATttaaccttcaaacacatcaTTCCTGTCTCCACCATCACTGGGTTGGGTATCGACCATTTAAAAAGTTCCATCCGACAGTCACTGGATGAAGACGCAGTCAAGCAAACTGAAGGCTTTCATCAAGAAAAGCTGCAGACACTGAAGTCCAAAGCACTGCAGCATATGTTATAA